Proteins encoded in a region of the Rutidosis leptorrhynchoides isolate AG116_Rl617_1_P2 chromosome 9, CSIRO_AGI_Rlap_v1, whole genome shotgun sequence genome:
- the LOC139868799 gene encoding uncharacterized protein, producing MMKINGDCGDYVHKDDDDYGLLLMAIRNLMMMMMYDGYSDGDWTGLYISYQRYAPQIHMPAHELIPVTPAWPFYKWAINLIVNFVWEEIVCCFGVPHEIVSDNSKQFVHDSFRSWCDGLNIKQTFSSVAHPQANEQVEVTNRDIVVGIKVRLDTDIKAVIPAEIAVPTQRMIEFNDESNVINLKENLNLLEERRDIAAIREVSNKQKNAKYYNQRVRERTFCPDNYVWRNNNASRVKDTDKLGPNWEGPYVIAEALGNGAYNLKTHDGKFVPCTWHATNLKKFYV from the exons ATGATG aaAATAAATGGTGACTGTGGCGATTATGTGCATAAAGACGATGATGATTACGGTTTGTTATTGATGGCGATAagaaatttgatgatgatgatgatgtacgatGGGTATAGTGATGGTGATTG gacgggtctctacatttcaTACCAACGTTACGCTCCACAAATTCACATGCCGGCGCATGAGCTAATCCCCGTCACACCTGCTTGGCCTTTTTACAAATGGGCAATTAATTTG ATTGTGAACTTTGTTTGGGAGGAGATAGTGTGCTGTTTTGGGGTACCTCACGAAATTGTAAGTGACAACAGCAAACAGTTTGTTCACGATTCGTTTCGATCATGGTGCGACGGGTTGAATATTAAGCAGACTTTCAGTTCCGTTGCCCATCCGCAGGCAAATGAGCAAGTCGAAGTTACCAACAGAGACATTGTTGTTGGGATTAAGGTAAGGTTGGACACGGATATAAAGG CGGTAATACCGGCTGAAATCGCCGTTCCGACCCAACGCATGATAGAATTCAATGATGAGTCCAACgttattaacttgaaagaaaatttgaACTTGTTGGAGGAGAGGCGTGACATCGCCGCTATTAGAGAAGTGTCTAACAAACAGAAAAATGCCAAGTATTATAACCAGCGCGTAAGGGAGCGTACTTTCTGTCCCGATAATTATGTGTGGCGTAACAACAATGCTAGCCGGGTTAAAGATACTGACAAATTGGGACCTAATTGGGAAGGCCCGTATGTGATTGCAGAAGCTCTTGGCAACGGAGCATACAATTTGAAGACGCATGATGGCAAGTTTGTGCCATGTACCTGGCACGCAACCAATTTAAAGAAGTTCTACGTTTAA